A section of the Selenomonas sp. AB3002 genome encodes:
- a CDS encoding DUF6270 domain-containing protein, producing the protein MMFDVQIQGIEFNSEELMLRFSGFEKIEGWLEDVNKHYPYIFSLFVDNTKKIIMTKISTLLRFFEQFPNHEFKLSICNKSKRIFYSISDKIYNVDINNIIVFVVENSIHFSVKYNVYKSAVYTEKKMLEFQHINKPFFEDVKNLPINVLCISSCFSRSIFKSDSFFNPSYKQYFSVRKTLFHNSFISLLSAPIKYDYLNIDDLITGDAGKYVNVEFNKDLKKILESYNCQLIVVDNYIDATCPVIKFQDNSYLTYNKYFSESIFKRFFSSCKVIYPGSKEHLHLYKKSVKKFHSLLSVFKIRNIVLVGGRLCKYKIDTDTQTTTVWNDKMEWISDTNCAWDYVDQAFLREFSSAIYLDKRKTNWKSDINTPLIGGASPSHYQSGYYKEMFSELLSFICGDDKI; encoded by the coding sequence ATGATGTTTGATGTACAAATCCAAGGTATTGAATTTAATTCTGAAGAACTTATGCTTCGATTTTCTGGATTTGAAAAAATTGAGGGATGGCTTGAAGATGTCAATAAGCACTATCCATATATTTTTTCTTTGTTTGTTGATAATACAAAGAAAATTATAATGACGAAGATATCTACTCTGCTAAGATTTTTTGAACAGTTTCCGAATCATGAGTTCAAACTTTCTATTTGCAACAAAAGCAAGAGAATATTTTATTCAATTTCTGATAAGATTTATAACGTAGATATAAATAATATTATTGTTTTTGTTGTTGAAAACAGTATACATTTTTCTGTAAAGTACAATGTATATAAAAGTGCTGTATATACAGAAAAGAAAATGTTAGAGTTTCAACACATAAACAAGCCTTTCTTTGAGGATGTTAAAAACTTGCCTATTAATGTTTTATGCATAAGTTCATGCTTTAGTAGGAGCATATTTAAATCCGATTCTTTCTTCAATCCATCGTACAAACAGTATTTTTCCGTGAGGAAAACTTTATTTCATAATTCTTTCATTTCTCTTTTATCTGCTCCAATTAAATACGATTATTTAAATATAGACGATTTGATAACTGGAGATGCTGGAAAGTATGTAAATGTAGAATTTAATAAGGACTTAAAAAAAATTCTAGAATCTTACAACTGCCAATTAATCGTTGTTGATAATTATATAGATGCAACTTGCCCAGTCATAAAGTTTCAAGATAACAGTTACTTGACTTATAATAAATATTTTTCAGAGTCCATTTTTAAGCGTTTTTTCTCTTCGTGCAAAGTTATATATCCAGGCTCAAAAGAACATTTACATCTATATAAGAAAAGTGTTAAAAAATTTCATTCACTTTTATCGGTATTTAAAATAAGGAATATTGTTTTGGTTGGGGGTAGACTCTGTAAATATAAAATTGATACTGATACACAAACTACAACTGTATGGAATGACAAGATGGAGTGGATATCAGATACTAATTGTGCATGGGATTATGTAGATCAGGCTTTTCTGCGAGAATTTTCATCTGCAATATATTTAGATAAGAGAAAAACAAATTGGAAAAGTGATATTAACACTCCATTAATTGGCGGTGCTTCACCATCTCATTATCAAAGTGGCTACTATAAAGAAATGTTTAGTGAACTTTTAAGCTTTATATGTGGGGATGATAAAATATGA
- a CDS encoding HAD-IA family hydrolase: MYNYENIAPTELNSIDPFYSQENSRLPVMELVERLCEYDVISFDVFGTLIMRPFTSPRVLFSIMEEKLGIYKFSKIRVDSENEVRTEKNRKYSHDNVTIDEIYHLISHKTNLDPKKTAQLEYELEKHYCIANQYMKEIVDLCVASKKKIVICSDMYLSSQQIAELLKINKYPYFENVYVSSELNKSKKYGDLFHYLKQVYQGKKIIHVGDNYDSDVKNALEAGLDSYYYRNVNDIGGRTRIPNMSYITSRVYSAIVNRHLYTSNNMYSEAYKLGFIYGGIYVLGFVQWINNFVNDLDIDKILFLSRDGDVYSKMYDLLPCHKQWEYFYWSRLAGMKITALENFYEFCQRMIWHKSRGLYNIKIEHLLEFFDIDELIYKLKEYSLTRDTLLTTTTAPIVEKLFYDNKTFIIDAFRKDIVATFDAVRNAVGNSKQIAIVDVGWAGTGPLIIKKIINKYLNLECKVYALLAGYKQPIDNMAALYTMDKTIHSYLFSSNLNRDLMDIHINMGTKKNNLLLEIFTQSCTPSFLGYTSHGLSFDREEKENYSLIRDITKGVTDFVKQYIEFFSRDSFILNISAYDAYLPFNELKNSSKRMDSILAKLIIARGKLYDADDVSEETWLSFLYKNE, encoded by the coding sequence ATGTATAATTATGAAAATATCGCTCCCACAGAGTTAAACAGTATTGATCCATTTTATTCTCAAGAAAATAGCAGATTGCCTGTCATGGAGCTAGTAGAGAGGTTATGTGAATACGATGTAATTTCATTTGATGTTTTCGGTACGTTAATTATGCGCCCGTTTACAAGCCCTAGAGTATTATTTTCAATCATGGAAGAAAAACTAGGTATCTATAAATTTTCCAAGATAAGAGTAGATTCGGAAAATGAGGTCAGAACTGAAAAAAATCGAAAATATTCTCATGATAATGTGACAATAGATGAAATATACCACCTGATTTCGCATAAAACTAACTTGGACCCTAAAAAAACTGCACAGTTAGAATATGAATTGGAAAAACATTACTGTATAGCAAATCAATACATGAAAGAAATTGTCGATTTATGTGTTGCTTCCAAGAAAAAAATTGTCATATGCTCGGATATGTATTTGTCATCACAACAAATTGCGGAGTTACTTAAAATAAATAAGTATCCATATTTTGAAAACGTGTATGTTTCATCTGAATTAAATAAGTCAAAAAAATATGGAGATTTATTTCATTATCTAAAGCAAGTATACCAAGGGAAAAAAATCATTCATGTCGGTGATAATTATGATAGTGATGTAAAAAATGCATTAGAAGCTGGTCTTGATTCATACTATTATAGAAATGTAAATGATATTGGTGGTAGAACAAGAATTCCCAATATGTCATATATCACTAGTAGAGTTTATTCAGCTATAGTAAATAGGCACCTCTATACTAGCAATAATATGTATAGTGAGGCATATAAATTAGGATTTATTTACGGAGGTATATATGTTCTAGGATTTGTTCAATGGATAAATAATTTCGTAAATGATTTGGATATTGATAAGATATTGTTTTTATCTAGAGACGGGGATGTATACAGTAAAATGTATGATTTACTTCCTTGTCACAAACAATGGGAATACTTCTATTGGTCTCGTCTTGCTGGTATGAAAATCACTGCACTTGAAAATTTCTATGAATTTTGTCAAAGAATGATTTGGCATAAATCACGAGGCCTTTACAATATTAAAATCGAACATTTATTAGAATTCTTTGATATCGATGAATTAATATATAAACTTAAAGAATATTCACTGACAAGGGACACTTTATTAACAACTACAACCGCTCCAATTGTTGAAAAACTCTTTTATGATAATAAAACATTTATTATTGATGCTTTTCGTAAGGATATAGTAGCTACATTTGATGCTGTTAGAAATGCCGTTGGTAATTCAAAACAAATTGCTATTGTAGATGTGGGCTGGGCTGGTACCGGGCCTTTAATAATAAAAAAAATTATAAATAAATACTTAAATTTAGAATGCAAAGTATATGCGTTACTTGCTGGATATAAACAACCCATCGACAATATGGCCGCTTTATATACCATGGATAAAACAATACATTCATATCTTTTTTCATCAAATTTAAACCGAGACTTAATGGATATCCATATTAATATGGGTACGAAAAAAAACAATTTACTGCTAGAGATCTTCACCCAGTCATGTACACCATCATTCCTTGGTTATACTAGCCATGGATTATCCTTTGATCGCGAGGAAAAAGAGAATTATTCGTTAATACGAGATATTACAAAGGGCGTAACAGATTTTGTTAAACAATATATAGAATTTTTTAGTCGTGATTCATTTATATTGAATATTTCGGCCTATGATGCATATTTGCCATTTAACGAATTAAAGAATTCAAGTAAAAGAATGGATAGCATCCTTGCAAAATTGATAATTGCACGTGGTAAATTGTATGATGCAGATGATGTATCTGAAGAAACATGGTTATCTTTTCTGTATAAAAATGAATAA
- a CDS encoding 4Fe-4S single cluster domain-containing protein, with the protein MAYLNLSAIRPCTEAEGPGKRFAIWCQGCLRRCPGCCNPHMQPMKRKHLVDVNKLMEVILNSKTENDIEGVSFIGGEPILQAEGFAELALKCQDAGLSVLLFTGYKYQDLLIMNDNSIDLLLKNTDILVDGEFVEALYDGNRDWVGSTNQRVMFLSNRYNEGVEYEHGVHSTEIRVSTNIIGINGWPIDI; encoded by the coding sequence ATGGCATACTTAAATTTATCAGCGATTCGTCCGTGTACTGAAGCAGAAGGTCCGGGCAAACGTTTCGCCATATGGTGTCAGGGGTGCTTGCGACGTTGCCCGGGCTGTTGTAATCCTCATATGCAGCCGATGAAGCGTAAGCACCTCGTAGATGTTAATAAATTAATGGAGGTCATCTTAAATTCCAAAACTGAGAATGATATCGAGGGGGTGTCTTTTATAGGTGGTGAACCAATACTGCAAGCAGAAGGATTTGCTGAGCTTGCGCTTAAATGTCAAGATGCAGGACTTTCTGTATTGCTCTTTACTGGATACAAATACCAAGATTTATTGATAATGAACGATAATAGCATCGATTTGCTATTAAAAAATACTGACATTTTGGTGGACGGAGAATTTGTCGAAGCTCTTTACGATGGAAATCGAGATTGGGTTGGCTCTACCAATCAGCGTGTGATGTTCCTCAGCAATCGCTATAATGAGGGAGTAGAGTATGAGCACGGTGTACACAGTACAGAAATTAGGGTTTCGACAAATATTATTGGGATAAATGGATGGCCGATAGATATATGA
- a CDS encoding Fic family protein, whose product MRQFNYTNIKEMTWDSEILGYIAAIYKEAGKQELYLKQRPEELEKLVEIAKIQSTEASNAIEGIVTTSTRIRQLVEDKTTPRNRDEQEIAGYRDVLNIIHESFDAIPITQNFILQLHKIMYSNMGNSMGGRTKNVQNYISATYPDGHTEILFTPLAPFETPEALDKICAEYNRVIGNAEVEPLIAIPIFIHDFLCIHPFNDGNGRMSRLLTTLLLYRSGFYVGKYISLEAKIAKHKDAYYDALGQSQHGWHEECENVVPFIKYLLGTIVAAYRDFEDRFAIVEKKLPALEMVRKASMQKLGRFSKQDIRELCPSLSVSSVEGALRKLVEEGYLGREGTGRSTRYIHLK is encoded by the coding sequence ATGCGTCAGTTCAATTATACAAACATCAAAGAAATGACCTGGGATTCAGAAATTCTTGGCTATATTGCTGCCATCTACAAAGAAGCTGGAAAACAGGAGCTTTATCTGAAGCAAAGGCCAGAGGAACTGGAAAAACTGGTAGAGATAGCCAAAATACAGAGTACAGAGGCATCAAATGCCATTGAGGGCATTGTGACAACCAGCACACGCATCCGTCAGCTGGTGGAGGATAAAACCACGCCGAGGAACCGTGACGAGCAGGAAATAGCTGGCTATCGTGATGTGCTGAATATTATACACGAGAGTTTCGATGCCATCCCCATCACACAGAACTTCATCCTGCAGCTGCATAAAATCATGTATAGCAATATGGGGAATTCTATGGGTGGCCGTACCAAAAATGTGCAGAATTACATCAGTGCTACTTATCCTGACGGGCATACGGAAATATTATTCACCCCGCTGGCCCCTTTTGAGACGCCGGAAGCATTGGACAAAATCTGTGCAGAGTATAATCGTGTGATTGGCAATGCAGAGGTAGAACCACTTATTGCCATCCCCATCTTTATCCATGATTTCCTCTGCATACACCCTTTCAATGATGGCAATGGCCGTATGAGCAGGTTGCTGACCACCCTTCTCTTGTATCGCAGCGGTTTTTACGTTGGGAAGTATATATCTTTGGAAGCTAAAATAGCCAAGCACAAAGATGCATATTATGATGCACTGGGGCAGTCTCAGCACGGCTGGCATGAAGAGTGCGAAAATGTTGTTCCTTTTATCAAATATCTTTTGGGTACCATAGTGGCTGCTTACAGGGACTTTGAAGACCGCTTCGCCATCGTAGAGAAAAAACTCCCTGCACTGGAAATGGTTAGGAAAGCATCTATGCAGAAGCTGGGACGCTTTTCCAAGCAGGATATCAGAGAACTGTGCCCCTCCTTAAGCGTAAGCTCGGTAGAAGGGGCACTACGAAAGTTGGTTGAGGAAGGGTATCTGGGCAGGGAAGGAACAGGACGTTCAACCCGTTATATACATCTGAAATGA
- a CDS encoding tyrosine-type recombinase/integrase, with translation MSDNNLTIATKDLSQTLDIQQITPEYFIAHYPEFIQRVIAKGNPSSDTMRHYCNQIDFFIRWCLANQRNPLALNEYQLLMYREFLLNRQYKAESIKVMLIAVRAFYAAARKLELIRVNPAAEVEAPTASSSSDALLHFYTPQQMNEIVHVFDEDKDPFTRYRNKLILFLMGVEGLRNIEVHRACVEDVNWEARAIMIRGKGHKGRLEPIYPCDETFAVLEEYLKAIPTDREIKKDGVLTPLILSSSNRNLLGRISRNGLRSIMNKALDACDLKHPGYSCHVFRHSCGTNLYHETKDLRLVQDVLRHRDPKITARYAHVADRLDKRYTSKLVPHD, from the coding sequence GTGTCTGATAACAATTTGACTATAGCAACTAAAGACTTATCCCAAACTTTGGACATCCAGCAGATTACCCCGGAGTATTTCATTGCACATTACCCGGAGTTCATCCAGAGGGTCATTGCCAAAGGCAATCCGTCTTCCGATACTATGCGGCACTACTGCAACCAGATTGACTTCTTCATCCGCTGGTGTCTGGCCAATCAGCGGAACCCACTGGCCCTGAATGAATATCAGTTACTTATGTACCGGGAGTTCTTGCTGAATCGGCAATACAAGGCAGAAAGCATCAAAGTCATGCTTATAGCTGTCCGGGCTTTCTATGCTGCAGCCAGGAAACTGGAGCTTATCCGGGTCAATCCGGCTGCCGAGGTTGAAGCACCCACCGCCTCCAGCAGCAGCGATGCCCTGCTACACTTCTATACTCCCCAGCAGATGAACGAAATAGTCCATGTCTTCGATGAAGATAAGGATCCTTTTACCAGATACAGAAATAAACTCATTCTATTTCTGATGGGGGTGGAAGGACTGCGAAACATTGAGGTTCACCGGGCCTGCGTGGAAGATGTCAACTGGGAGGCCAGGGCCATCATGATCCGGGGCAAGGGACACAAGGGCAGACTGGAGCCTATCTACCCCTGTGACGAAACCTTTGCCGTTCTGGAGGAATATCTGAAGGCCATCCCCACAGACCGGGAAATAAAGAAGGACGGCGTACTTACGCCGCTGATACTTTCTTCATCTAATAGGAATCTGCTGGGGCGTATCTCCAGGAACGGCCTCCGCTCCATCATGAACAAGGCACTGGATGCTTGTGACCTGAAGCATCCAGGCTACTCCTGCCATGTCTTCCGCCACAGTTGCGGCACTAACCTTTACCATGAAACCAAGGATTTGCGACTGGTGCAGGATGTGCTCCGCCACCGGGATCCCAAAATAACAGCCCGGTATGCCCATGTTGCTGACCGACTAGATAAGAGATACACCTCCAAGCTGGTTCCTCATGACTAA
- a CDS encoding histidine phosphatase family protein translates to MIDIEQFNSGNRICAFIRHGEKDVEKFSLTDIGRKNVINFSKLLLALQKPILIYTSPEDRCIETATIVSSTIGNNKYDYITSNYLGKPGIQVKNEIEYAKLTNLMKCREIFAEWKTGMHYDAMYNPTTIRTKILDFFTCTSINNGITLYISQSGTIACTGYSLGLVDYMVSDREWVDYLDGYILRL, encoded by the coding sequence ATGATTGATATTGAGCAGTTTAATAGTGGCAATCGGATATGTGCATTTATAAGGCATGGAGAGAAGGATGTAGAAAAATTTTCTTTAACGGATATAGGAAGAAAGAATGTTATAAATTTTAGCAAATTACTTCTCGCTTTACAAAAGCCAATATTGATTTACACAAGCCCTGAGGATAGATGTATCGAGACAGCAACGATTGTTTCTTCTACCATTGGAAATAATAAATATGATTATATAACGTCAAATTATTTGGGCAAACCTGGTATCCAAGTAAAAAATGAAATCGAATATGCAAAATTAACAAATTTAATGAAATGTAGAGAGATTTTCGCTGAATGGAAAACCGGAATGCATTATGATGCTATGTATAATCCTACTACAATAAGAACCAAAATCCTTGATTTTTTTACATGCACTTCTATCAACAACGGCATTACACTTTATATTAGTCAGTCTGGAACAATTGCTTGTACCGGTTATTCTTTAGGATTAGTAGATTATATGGTCTCGGATAGGGAATGGGTTGATTATCTTGACGGTTACATATTGAGGTTATAA
- a CDS encoding HAD family hydrolase, with protein sequence MSIIVFDLVGTLLTNEKNNYNVALKWLANNYFQNKYSDLLNASSIFKSKYLAERGRSYVETSFFEQLSFFEELMQVRITGDFKYIEEQFVKICRNEKLMTGANELLDFLHEKGHPMFVLTNSLFSGDSLKQYLSLLRIGRYFKKIYSSADIGFRKPSKNVFNFVINDINKSFSDKIIYVGDSYEKDYLGACKCGLFPILISKNTDAFICSFNDLNSLLNCFKGMK encoded by the coding sequence ATGTCTATTATTGTATTTGATCTAGTCGGCACATTATTGACTAATGAAAAAAATAACTACAATGTGGCACTTAAATGGTTAGCAAATAATTATTTTCAAAATAAATACAGTGATTTACTGAATGCTTCTTCCATATTTAAATCTAAATATTTGGCAGAACGAGGTCGTTCATATGTAGAAACATCTTTCTTTGAACAATTAAGTTTTTTTGAAGAGTTAATGCAAGTTAGAATAACTGGTGATTTTAAATATATAGAAGAACAATTTGTTAAGATTTGTCGTAACGAAAAATTGATGACTGGTGCTAATGAATTATTAGATTTTCTTCACGAGAAAGGTCATCCTATGTTTGTGCTGACAAACAGTCTTTTTTCAGGAGATAGTTTGAAGCAATATTTAAGTTTGCTTAGGATAGGTAGGTATTTTAAAAAAATTTACTCAAGTGCTGACATAGGATTTCGTAAACCGTCAAAGAATGTATTTAACTTCGTTATAAACGATATAAATAAATCATTCTCAGATAAAATAATCTATGTTGGTGATTCTTACGAGAAGGATTATTTAGGTGCATGTAAATGTGGATTATTCCCAATTTTAATATCAAAAAACACGGATGCTTTTATTTGTTCTTTTAATGATTTAAATTCATTATTGAATTGTTTCAAAGGAATGAAGTGA
- a CDS encoding carbamoyltransferase C-terminal domain-containing protein, with amino-acid sequence METFVLGLNIGNHDSAAALIRNGELISFIEQERISRNKLALGEAPVEAIMECLNSAGISMNDVSAISIGMDWNYRNKVYEMSEEEKAKYTIFEDKNRFLPRHIFGEKLPPIYPIRHHLSHAASAYRLSGYKECAILVVDNRGEDASTSLGLVNNNGEISFFKQVNIQNSLGIFYNRAARYAGLYGKYREVGKFMGLASYGKPTMKMPLEPSRDKLLFKCLPSVENEGIFNSINIRTEQLAKYFLENCFPYQSGNNDEIMSYANFAASAQKALEDVLLDFVAELKDVTTFDSLVIAGGIALNCSANGKIEQSGLFKNIFIPPFASDAGTAVGSALELYYQLYGKPFTNTPLVLSGLGISYTDDYTKIVLKNYNDKVKYFSLEDKELYDYVAKLIAEEKIVGWMQGAFEAGPRALGYRSILADPRNRRSLIKLNTIKQREMWRPIAPSIMIEKYTEYFDGQPESKYFMNVAAMVKENKRRDIAATVHVDNTARPQAVTPAQIRYYSLLNAFYKLTGVPVLCNTSFNNRGEPLVNTPKDAIECFLKMNLDVLVIGNLIIEKG; translated from the coding sequence ATGGAAACATTTGTATTAGGATTAAATATAGGAAATCATGACTCTGCGGCAGCATTGATAAGGAACGGCGAATTGATTAGTTTTATTGAGCAGGAACGTATAAGTCGCAACAAATTAGCATTAGGCGAAGCTCCGGTAGAAGCTATTATGGAATGCCTAAATAGTGCAGGTATATCAATGAATGATGTCTCTGCAATTTCCATCGGTATGGATTGGAACTATAGAAATAAAGTGTACGAAATGTCTGAGGAGGAAAAGGCGAAGTATACTATTTTTGAAGATAAGAATAGATTTTTACCAAGACATATATTTGGGGAGAAATTACCCCCGATATACCCGATTAGACACCATCTCTCACATGCAGCAAGTGCGTATAGATTGAGTGGATATAAGGAGTGTGCTATTCTAGTCGTAGATAATAGAGGAGAAGATGCATCTACGTCTCTCGGCTTAGTCAATAACAATGGAGAAATAAGTTTTTTTAAGCAAGTAAATATACAAAACTCATTGGGAATATTTTACAATAGAGCAGCTAGATATGCTGGTCTATATGGAAAGTACAGAGAAGTCGGTAAGTTCATGGGACTGGCATCATATGGTAAACCTACTATGAAGATGCCGCTTGAGCCTTCAAGAGATAAACTTCTGTTTAAATGCCTACCGAGTGTCGAAAATGAAGGAATATTCAATTCGATTAATATAAGGACTGAGCAATTAGCAAAATATTTTTTGGAAAATTGTTTTCCATATCAATCAGGCAATAATGATGAAATAATGAGTTATGCAAACTTTGCAGCTTCTGCTCAGAAGGCTTTAGAGGATGTTTTGCTAGATTTTGTTGCCGAGCTAAAGGATGTCACCACTTTTGACAGCTTGGTTATAGCTGGTGGGATTGCTTTAAACTGTTCGGCTAATGGAAAAATCGAGCAATCTGGTTTGTTTAAGAATATATTTATTCCTCCTTTTGCATCAGATGCGGGAACCGCAGTTGGGTCTGCTCTTGAATTGTATTACCAGCTGTATGGCAAACCATTTACTAATACACCGCTCGTACTATCAGGTTTAGGTATCTCGTATACAGATGATTACACAAAAATAGTTTTAAAAAACTATAATGATAAAGTAAAATACTTTTCACTTGAAGATAAAGAACTATATGATTATGTAGCCAAATTGATAGCTGAAGAAAAAATTGTTGGATGGATGCAAGGTGCTTTTGAAGCTGGCCCCAGGGCTTTAGGTTATCGTAGTATATTGGCTGATCCAAGAAATAGACGTAGTTTAATAAAATTAAATACAATTAAACAAAGAGAAATGTGGCGCCCAATCGCACCGAGTATTATGATTGAAAAATATACCGAGTATTTTGATGGTCAACCTGAATCAAAATACTTCATGAATGTAGCAGCAATGGTTAAAGAGAATAAGCGTAGGGATATTGCTGCTACTGTTCATGTTGATAATACTGCACGGCCGCAGGCAGTTACTCCCGCACAAATTAGATATTATTCCCTATTAAATGCTTTTTATAAATTAACAGGTGTTCCCGTTTTATGCAACACATCTTTTAATAATCGTGGTGAACCTCTGGTGAATACACCTAAGGATGCTATTGAGTGCTTTTTGAAAATGAACTTAGATGTTTTAGTGATAGGTAATTTGATAATTGAAAAAGGATGA
- a CDS encoding SIS domain-containing protein, which translates to MKYINILKTYVNIVVGSCQNINHDNILKICDVFNSTNDVGGRIYICGNGGSASTASHFQNDLNMAFSLSKGTMPAICLADNLSMLTAISNDISYDDVYVHQLKFMLKPSDIFIAISCSGNSMNILKAAEFVKQRGNTIVSLVGFDGGKLKQLSNYSLHVNVNNMQISEDMHLMFCHMISTLIRERYTND; encoded by the coding sequence ATGAAGTATATAAATATACTAAAGACATATGTTAATATTGTGGTAGGATCTTGCCAAAATATTAATCACGATAACATTTTGAAAATCTGCGATGTTTTCAATTCCACAAACGATGTCGGTGGCAGGATTTATATTTGTGGTAATGGAGGTTCGGCATCTACTGCTTCACATTTTCAAAATGATTTAAATATGGCATTTTCCCTTTCTAAAGGTACGATGCCAGCAATTTGTTTAGCCGATAATTTGTCTATGTTAACAGCTATATCTAACGATATTTCGTATGATGATGTGTATGTACATCAATTGAAATTTATGTTGAAGCCTTCTGATATATTTATTGCCATATCATGTAGTGGAAACTCAATGAATATTTTAAAAGCAGCAGAATTTGTTAAGCAAAGAGGAAATACCATTGTTTCTCTAGTTGGATTCGATGGTGGTAAACTAAAACAACTATCAAACTACTCACTCCATGTAAATGTTAATAATATGCAAATTTCAGAGGATATGCATTTAATGTTTTGCCATATGATTTCGACACTAATAAGAGAAAGGTACACCAATGATTGA